One Nostoc punctiforme PCC 73102 DNA window includes the following coding sequences:
- the hemJ gene encoding protoporphyrinogen oxidase HemJ, producing MAYSWFKAFHIVGFVVWFAGLFYLVRLFIYHVEANLEPEPAQTILKNQYQIMEKRLYYIITNPGMYVTIAMAIGLLTTEPDVLKEGWLHIKLLFVAILIGYHHYCARLMKKLAIGECGWSSQQLRALNEAPTVMLVAIVLLAVFKNNLPTDIAAWAIFAMIILMAVTIQLYAKKRRQDKEKLTAQIGQPQEQS from the coding sequence ATGGCTTATTCTTGGTTTAAAGCATTTCATATTGTCGGATTTGTAGTTTGGTTTGCCGGATTGTTCTACTTAGTACGCCTTTTTATCTATCACGTTGAAGCGAATCTTGAACCTGAGCCAGCGCAAACGATATTGAAAAATCAATATCAAATTATGGAAAAGCGTCTCTACTATATCATCACGAATCCAGGAATGTACGTGACGATCGCAATGGCCATCGGTTTATTAACCACTGAACCGGACGTTTTAAAAGAGGGCTGGTTACATATAAAACTGCTGTTTGTTGCTATTTTAATTGGTTATCATCATTACTGCGCTCGGCTGATGAAGAAGTTAGCAATAGGTGAATGTGGCTGGAGTAGTCAGCAATTACGTGCTTTAAATGAAGCACCTACAGTTATGTTAGTAGCGATCGTTTTGCTGGCTGTATTTAAGAATAATCTACCTACAGATATCGCTGCTTGGGCTATTTTTGCAATGATTATTTTGATGGCAGTCACTATTCAACTTTACGCCAAAAAACGCAGACAAGATAAAGAGAAGCTGACAGCACAGATAGGGCAACCACAAGAACAAAGTTAG
- a CDS encoding alpha/beta hydrolase, giving the protein MTTVIFVHGTGIREREYNETFQLIEQKIHAQRPDIKVAPCLWGALGAKFNDNRASVPLEDATLALSPGEEDAEIVLWGQLYRDPLYELRLLSLKPIESGNPFGEEPGDVLQSRVASLTPTLELQAKLQEAGIAEVFEQAREIVIHSEPYERALLTVSESDLSEYYAPIARAVVAQAMFITEQQEKFPPILTDAQLRDDVVELLTLALTEAELGLGGWLLKPFVELAQHGGTNYVRRNRLELTDKISPMPGDILLYQTRGEKIRAFIQQQIEEAEPPVVLIAHSLGGIACVDLLVQQQLSQVELLVTVGSQAPFLYEINALYSLEYGQLLPEHFPEWLNIYDLRDFLSYVGKNIFPDRVQDVVVDSRQPFPRSHGAYWTNAKTWEAIISRLP; this is encoded by the coding sequence TTGACCACCGTAATATTTGTACATGGCACTGGCATTAGGGAACGAGAATACAATGAAACCTTTCAGCTAATTGAGCAAAAAATTCACGCCCAACGTCCTGACATCAAAGTTGCTCCCTGCCTTTGGGGTGCATTAGGTGCGAAGTTCAATGATAATCGGGCATCAGTACCCTTGGAAGATGCGACACTGGCTTTATCTCCAGGAGAAGAAGACGCAGAGATTGTATTGTGGGGGCAATTATACCGCGACCCTCTTTATGAATTGCGGCTGTTGTCTTTGAAACCGATTGAGTCAGGAAATCCCTTTGGGGAAGAACCAGGAGATGTTTTACAATCTCGTGTAGCGAGTCTCACTCCGACATTGGAACTGCAAGCTAAGTTGCAAGAGGCGGGAATTGCAGAGGTATTTGAGCAAGCACGAGAGATTGTTATCCACAGTGAACCGTATGAACGGGCATTGCTCACAGTTTCCGAATCTGATTTGAGTGAATATTATGCACCAATAGCTAGAGCAGTTGTAGCTCAAGCAATGTTTATTACCGAACAGCAAGAAAAATTTCCCCCCATACTCACCGATGCCCAATTGCGCGATGATGTTGTGGAATTGCTGACTCTGGCTTTGACAGAGGCGGAGTTAGGATTGGGTGGCTGGTTATTAAAACCATTTGTTGAACTAGCACAGCACGGCGGAACAAATTATGTCAGACGAAACCGCCTTGAGTTAACTGATAAAATTTCGCCTATGCCTGGTGATATTTTGTTGTATCAGACGCGGGGTGAAAAAATCAGGGCTTTTATCCAGCAACAAATCGAAGAAGCAGAACCGCCAGTAGTTTTAATCGCCCATAGTTTGGGAGGTATCGCTTGTGTAGATTTGCTAGTGCAGCAGCAATTGTCTCAGGTGGAATTATTGGTAACAGTTGGTTCCCAAGCACCATTTTTATATGAGATTAACGCCCTCTACAGCTTAGAATATGGGCAGTTATTGCCTGAGCATTTCCCGGAATGGTTGAATATCTACGATTTACGGGATTTTCTCAGTTACGTTGGGAAGAATATTTTTCCTGATAGAGTGCAGGATGTAGTAGTGGATAGCAGACAACCTTTTCCCCGTTCTCACGGCGCTTATTGGACAAATGCTAAAACCTGGGAGGCGATTATTTCGAGGTTGCCATAA
- a CDS encoding catalase, producing the protein MTEPQNLTTADGIPVSDNQNSLTAGARGPVLIQDFHLIEKLAHFNRERIPERVVHAKGAAAHGTLTITNDITRYSKAKLFSEIGKKTELILRFSTVGGEKGSADAERDPRGFSLKFYTEEGNWDLVGNNTPIFFIRDPLKFPDFIHTQKRNPQTNCKDQNAKWDFWSLSPESLHQVTILFSDRGIPKTHRHMDGFGSHTFSLINAEGDRVWCKFHFKTLQGHQTLTEEESAKIKGEDPDHATHDLFEAIAKKDYPKWRMCIQVMTEEQAEKHPDNPFDLTKVWKQGEYPLIEVGILELNRNPENYFAEVEQAAFSPSAVVPGVSFSPDKMLQARIFSYPDAQRYRLGGNYQQLPVNQPKCPVMHYQRDGFMASGNNGGSVPNYEPNSAEGTPKENPAYAEPPSHLGDVTVDRYSHREGNDDYTQAGNLYRLLTPEQQERLAKNIVGSLSQAREDIQMRQLCHFFRADVSYGRRVAEGLGIAIDPSMFSHDAQPVGNW; encoded by the coding sequence ATGACTGAACCCCAAAACTTGACAACTGCTGATGGTATTCCAGTTAGCGATAACCAGAACTCACTCACTGCTGGAGCGCGTGGCCCTGTATTAATCCAGGATTTCCACCTTATAGAAAAGCTGGCTCATTTCAACAGAGAACGTATTCCTGAAAGAGTTGTTCACGCTAAAGGTGCTGCTGCTCACGGCACTTTGACTATTACCAATGACATTACCCGCTACAGTAAAGCCAAACTTTTTTCTGAAATTGGCAAGAAAACGGAACTTATCTTGCGTTTTTCTACAGTTGGCGGAGAAAAAGGTTCAGCAGATGCCGAGCGTGACCCTAGAGGTTTTTCCCTCAAGTTTTATACTGAGGAGGGTAACTGGGATCTTGTAGGTAACAATACCCCTATTTTCTTCATCCGCGACCCTTTGAAGTTTCCTGATTTTATCCATACCCAAAAGCGCAATCCGCAAACCAATTGCAAAGACCAGAATGCAAAGTGGGATTTTTGGTCACTCAGTCCAGAATCGCTTCACCAGGTGACGATCCTCTTTTCAGACCGGGGAATTCCCAAAACCCATCGACACATGGACGGTTTTGGTAGCCACACCTTCAGTTTAATTAATGCCGAGGGCGATCGCGTTTGGTGTAAATTTCACTTTAAGACGCTGCAAGGACATCAAACCTTGACAGAGGAAGAATCCGCTAAGATTAAGGGCGAAGATCCCGATCATGCGACTCACGATTTGTTTGAAGCGATCGCTAAAAAAGACTATCCTAAGTGGCGGATGTGTATTCAGGTGATGACCGAGGAGCAAGCGGAAAAACATCCTGACAATCCTTTTGACTTGACCAAAGTTTGGAAACAAGGCGAATATCCTTTAATTGAAGTCGGGATATTAGAGCTAAATCGTAACCCAGAGAATTATTTTGCCGAAGTTGAGCAAGCCGCTTTTAGCCCTAGTGCAGTGGTTCCTGGCGTTAGTTTCTCTCCAGACAAAATGCTGCAAGCTCGAATTTTTTCTTACCCAGATGCTCAACGGTATCGCTTGGGTGGTAACTATCAGCAACTACCCGTTAACCAGCCCAAATGTCCAGTGATGCATTATCAGCGAGATGGCTTTATGGCATCGGGGAACAACGGCGGTAGCGTTCCTAACTATGAACCGAATAGTGCTGAGGGTACGCCCAAAGAAAATCCAGCTTATGCAGAACCACCTAGTCATTTGGGCGATGTCACAGTCGATCGTTACAGTCATCGTGAAGGAAACGACGATTATACTCAAGCAGGTAATTTGTATCGGTTACTAACTCCTGAGCAGCAGGAGCGTCTTGCTAAAAATATTGTCGGCAGTCTCTCTCAAGCAAGAGAGGACATCCAAATGCGTCAACTTTGCCACTTCTTCCGGGCAGATGTTTCTTATGGTCGTCGTGTAGCTGAAGGATTGGGCATTGCGATCGATCCTTCAATGTTTTCTCATGATGCTCAACCTGTAGGTAACTGGTAG
- a CDS encoding alpha/beta fold hydrolase, whose protein sequence is MSITEHKIHVDSLEWFYRESLPIGRTDLAPVLLLHGLVSQSYSWRNIIPALANQGTRAIAPDWIGYGFSAKPEKRDFAYTPDAFITALEGFVRALELEHFSLVVQGFLGSVGLQYALRHPEQIANLAILNTPISTAAKLPWKIRQMGLPLVGEVMTQDPLLVDRTLEGGSRYRIGDKELDIYRKPFLKSSSSGRSLLSSIRNLQLDSAMTEIESGFKEWQQPILIQWGMIDPWLSVDIAQKFTDSAPNTELIKLNNVGHYPQEHYHEVILEDLLPFVRRKDAH, encoded by the coding sequence GTGTCAATAACAGAACATAAAATCCATGTAGATTCACTGGAATGGTTTTATCGAGAATCTTTACCAATCGGCAGAACTGACTTAGCGCCTGTGTTGTTGTTACACGGCTTAGTTTCACAAAGTTACAGTTGGCGTAATATTATACCGGCTCTAGCGAATCAAGGTACAAGAGCGATCGCACCAGATTGGATTGGTTACGGCTTTTCTGCAAAACCAGAAAAACGAGATTTTGCTTACACTCCCGATGCTTTTATCACGGCTTTAGAAGGATTTGTCAGAGCTTTAGAACTTGAACATTTTTCTTTAGTTGTCCAGGGCTTTTTAGGTTCTGTAGGATTGCAATATGCTTTGCGTCATCCAGAACAAATTGCCAACTTAGCTATTTTAAATACACCAATATCAACTGCTGCCAAATTACCCTGGAAAATTAGACAAATGGGTTTACCTTTGGTAGGTGAAGTAATGACTCAAGACCCCTTATTAGTTGACCGAACCCTAGAAGGTGGTAGCCGTTATCGCATAGGAGATAAGGAATTAGATATTTATCGAAAACCATTTTTGAAAAGTTCTTCATCTGGGCGGAGTCTGTTATCAAGTATTCGCAATTTACAGCTTGATTCAGCAATGACAGAAATTGAATCTGGTTTTAAAGAATGGCAACAGCCAATTCTGATTCAATGGGGAATGATTGACCCTTGGTTATCTGTAGACATTGCCCAAAAATTTACAGATTCAGCACCAAATACCGAATTAATAAAACTTAATAACGTTGGACATTATCCTCAAGAACATTACCACGAGGTGATTTTGGAAGACCTTTTACCCTTTGTGCGTCGTAAAGATGCTCATTGA
- a CDS encoding alkaline phosphatase family protein gives MQKTVVLNIVGLTPSLLGESTPFLSSWATKGQVASIGKVLPAVTCSVQATYLTGKLPDEHGIVANGWYFRDECEVKFWRQSNKLVQAPKVWEIAKSIDPNFTCANLFWWYNMYSSVDYAITPRPMYPADGRKLPDIYTHPSDVRSQIQSDLGNFPLFDFWGPKTTISSSQWIANSAKWIEERYSPTLSLVYLPHLDYCLQKFGNNQTQIQADLREIDAVCGDLIEYFQVRNIQVIILSEYGITPVSKAVDLNRVLRENGLIAVREELGRELLDFGASIAFAVADHQIAHVYVNDPAYIPKVRSLLEATEGVAQVLDEEGKQAYHLDHPRSGELVAIAKSDAWFTYYYWLDDAKAPDFARTVDIHRKPGYDPVELFLDPQIKFPQGKIALKLLKKQLGFRYLMDVIPLDASLVRGSHGNITTSPDEGPLFITHQTHLINEHQIEATDVCSLILKHLNT, from the coding sequence ATGCAGAAAACAGTTGTTCTAAATATCGTGGGATTAACGCCCAGTTTACTAGGAGAAAGTACACCGTTTTTATCTTCTTGGGCTACGAAAGGACAGGTAGCGTCAATTGGAAAAGTGTTACCTGCTGTGACTTGTTCGGTTCAGGCTACTTATTTAACAGGAAAATTGCCTGATGAACATGGGATTGTCGCTAATGGTTGGTATTTCCGCGATGAATGTGAAGTGAAGTTTTGGCGACAATCTAATAAGCTAGTACAAGCTCCCAAAGTTTGGGAAATAGCTAAATCAATTGATCCAAATTTCACTTGTGCCAACCTTTTTTGGTGGTACAACATGTATTCCTCAGTAGATTATGCGATTACGCCGCGCCCGATGTATCCCGCAGATGGGAGAAAATTACCTGATATTTATACACATCCTAGTGATGTGCGATCGCAAATTCAATCTGATTTAGGAAACTTCCCTCTGTTCGATTTCTGGGGGCCAAAAACTACTATTAGTTCTAGCCAATGGATTGCCAATTCCGCAAAATGGATTGAGGAACGCTACAGCCCGACATTATCACTAGTTTATCTACCACATTTAGATTACTGTCTGCAAAAATTTGGTAACAATCAAACACAGATTCAAGCAGATTTGCGAGAAATTGATGCTGTTTGTGGCGATTTAATTGAATATTTTCAAGTACGTAATATTCAGGTAATTATTCTTTCTGAGTATGGGATTACGCCAGTTTCTAAAGCTGTGGATTTGAACCGCGTACTACGGGAAAACGGTTTAATTGCTGTGCGGGAAGAATTAGGGCGAGAACTGCTCGATTTTGGTGCTAGCATTGCCTTTGCTGTTGCCGATCATCAAATTGCTCATGTGTATGTGAACGATCCAGCATACATCCCGAAAGTGCGATCGCTTTTAGAAGCGACTGAAGGCGTGGCGCAGGTATTGGATGAAGAGGGTAAACAAGCCTACCATCTCGATCATCCTAGATCGGGAGAGTTGGTGGCGATCGCTAAATCTGACGCTTGGTTTACCTATTATTATTGGCTTGATGATGCGAAAGCGCCTGATTTTGCTAGAACTGTAGATATCCACCGCAAACCTGGTTACGATCCTGTAGAACTTTTCCTCGATCCGCAAATAAAATTTCCTCAAGGAAAAATTGCTCTCAAGTTACTTAAGAAACAACTGGGTTTTCGCTATTTAATGGATGTGATTCCTCTGGATGCTTCCCTGGTGCGTGGCTCTCACGGTAATATCACCACTTCTCCAGATGAAGGGCCTCTATTTATCACCCATCAAACTCACCTAATTAACGAACATCAAATTGAAGCGACAGATGTTTGCTCGTTGATTCTCAAACATTTAAATACCTGA
- a CDS encoding NAD(P)/FAD-dependent oxidoreductase → MNVVIIGCGVVGAAIAYELSLVKGLKITVCDRQPPAQASTGAALGVLMGVISQKIKGKAWQMRQTSIQRYETLIPELEALTGRKIPFNRQGILSLGLEEENLAAWEKLVEIRHSQGWHLEIWDTVKLQNICPQVNCEKITGAVYSPQDRQLDPTALTLALVEAAQQNGVTFKFGVTVLDAQTLPPDSSPQFCNKLETTEGKIVADWFVVAAGLGSTPLTAKLNQIIDIRPVLGQALQMRVGHPLGNPDFQPAITGNDVHIVPVGAGDYWVGATVEFPSNGNEIPPNQELLESVREQAIAFCPELATATIIRTWSGLRPRPEGRPAPVIGKLPGFSNILLATGHYRNGVLLAPATAYAIREMIVFQGIGG, encoded by the coding sequence ATGAATGTAGTTATTATCGGTTGTGGTGTAGTTGGGGCTGCGATCGCTTACGAACTGAGTCTAGTAAAAGGCCTGAAAATTACAGTTTGCGATCGCCAACCACCAGCACAAGCTTCCACGGGCGCTGCACTTGGCGTTTTGATGGGCGTAATCAGCCAAAAAATAAAGGGCAAAGCTTGGCAGATGCGACAAACTAGCATCCAACGCTATGAAACTTTGATTCCTGAACTAGAAGCTTTAACAGGTCGCAAAATCCCTTTTAATCGCCAGGGAATTCTCAGTCTTGGTTTGGAAGAGGAGAATTTAGCAGCATGGGAAAAACTTGTAGAAATTCGCCACTCTCAAGGCTGGCATTTAGAAATATGGGACACGGTTAAACTCCAGAATATCTGTCCTCAAGTTAATTGCGAAAAAATTACTGGCGCTGTCTATTCTCCCCAAGATCGTCAACTCGATCCAACTGCTCTCACATTAGCTTTAGTTGAGGCTGCCCAGCAAAACGGTGTAACTTTCAAATTTGGCGTGACTGTTTTGGATGCCCAAACCTTACCACCAGATTCTTCTCCCCAATTTTGCAATAAACTTGAGACTACAGAAGGAAAAATAGTCGCAGATTGGTTTGTAGTCGCAGCAGGGCTAGGTTCAACACCACTGACGGCAAAACTAAATCAGATAATTGACATCCGCCCCGTACTTGGGCAAGCGTTGCAAATGCGTGTAGGGCATCCATTAGGTAATCCCGACTTCCAGCCAGCGATAACGGGTAATGATGTGCATATTGTTCCTGTAGGCGCTGGAGATTATTGGGTGGGCGCAACAGTGGAATTTCCCAGCAATGGAAATGAGATACCTCCAAATCAAGAACTACTAGAATCTGTTAGAGAACAAGCGATCGCATTTTGCCCAGAATTAGCCACAGCAACAATTATTCGCACTTGGTCAGGTTTACGTCCCCGTCCTGAAGGTCGTCCAGCCCCAGTTATTGGTAAGTTGCCAGGGTTTAGTAACATCCTCCTGGCTACCGGACACTATCGCAACGGCGTTTTACTAGCACCCGCCACAGCTTATGCGATTCGTGAGATGATTGTTTTTCAGGGAATAGGGGGATGA
- a CDS encoding tetratricopeptide repeat protein: MLADILAQLQKQASAGESGVAAAFELNWQSLESEAQKLACLVSLFALAPIPWSMVESAASYSDLEFDLKANCTVLVERYLLQELAEDTYQVHECIQELLRQKLEELAQADELKRGFCQAMVAVAKDIPQTPTLIEIAQATLAIPHLAGTATVYQAWLSDDDLISPFSGLGRFYEGQGAYTQALPWYEQSLSVTKKRFGDEHPDVASSLNNLAGLYDSQGRYSDAEPLYIEALSMRKRLLGDEHPDVASSLNNLAGLYYLQGRYSEAEPLYIEALSMRKRLLGDEHPDVASSLNNLAGLYYLQGRYSEAEPLYIEALSMRKRLLGDEHPDVASSLNNLAGLYYLQGRYSEAEPLYIEALSMRKRLLGDEHPDVASSLNNLALLYYLQGRYSEAEPLYIEALSMRKRLLGDEHPDVASSLNNLALLYDSQGRYSEAKPLYIEALSMRKRLLGDEHPDVATSLNNLALLYYSQGIYREAQPLCIEALAIAEQCLGTNHPDTITIRENLEDLRRNHQS; the protein is encoded by the coding sequence ATGCTAGCAGACATTCTCGCACAGCTACAAAAGCAAGCATCAGCAGGTGAGTCTGGTGTAGCAGCAGCTTTTGAGTTGAATTGGCAAAGCTTGGAATCAGAAGCACAAAAATTGGCTTGTTTGGTGAGTTTATTTGCTTTGGCTCCTATCCCCTGGTCAATGGTAGAATCAGCAGCAAGTTATAGCGATTTGGAATTTGACCTCAAAGCTAACTGCACTGTTTTAGTTGAGCGTTATTTGCTGCAAGAATTGGCAGAGGACACTTACCAAGTTCACGAATGCATTCAGGAATTATTGCGACAGAAGTTAGAAGAGTTAGCCCAAGCTGACGAACTCAAGCGCGGCTTTTGTCAAGCAATGGTAGCCGTAGCAAAAGATATTCCTCAGACACCCACATTGATAGAAATTGCTCAAGCAACTCTTGCCATCCCTCACCTTGCCGGAACTGCTACAGTTTACCAAGCTTGGTTAAGCGATGATGATTTAATTTCGCCTTTTTCGGGCTTGGGTAGATTTTACGAAGGTCAAGGAGCCTACACGCAAGCTTTACCTTGGTACGAACAAAGTTTATCAGTTACTAAAAAACGTTTTGGGGATGAACACCCCGATGTGGCAAGTAGCCTGAACAATTTGGCAGGACTCTACGATTCACAAGGAAGGTACAGCGATGCCGAACCTTTGTACATCGAAGCTTTGTCCATGAGAAAACGCCTGCTGGGGGATGAACACCCCGATGTGGCAAGTAGCCTGAACAATTTGGCAGGACTCTACTATTTACAGGGAAGGTACAGCGAAGCCGAACCTTTGTACATCGAAGCTTTGTCGATGAGAAAACGCCTGCTGGGGGATGAACACCCCGATGTGGCAAGTAGCCTGAACAATTTGGCAGGACTCTACTATTTACAGGGAAGGTACAGCGAAGCCGAACCTTTGTACATCGAAGCTTTGTCGATGAGAAAACGCCTGCTGGGGGATGAACACCCCGATGTGGCAAGTAGCCTGAACAATTTGGCAGGACTCTACTATTTACAGGGAAGGTACAGCGAAGCCGAACCTTTGTACATCGAAGCTTTGTCGATGAGAAAACGCCTGCTGGGGGATGAACACCCCGATGTGGCAAGTAGCCTGAACAATTTGGCACTCCTCTACTATTTACAGGGAAGGTACAGCGAAGCCGAACCTTTGTACATCGAAGCTTTGTCGATGAGAAAACGCCTGCTGGGGGATGAACACCCAGATGTGGCAAGTAGCCTGAACAATTTGGCACTCCTCTACGATTCACAGGGAAGGTACAGCGAAGCCAAACCTTTGTACATCGAAGCTTTGTCCATGAGAAAACGCCTGCTGGGGGATGAACACCCCGATGTGGCAACTAGCCTGAACAATTTGGCATTACTCTATTATTCACAGGGAATTTACAGGGAAGCCCAACCTTTGTGCATTGAAGCTTTGGCGATCGCTGAACAATGCTTGGGGACAAATCATCCCGATACAATAACCATTCGTGAAAATCTGGAAGACTTGCGGCGGAATCATCAGTCTTGA
- the psbQ gene encoding photosystem II protein PsbQ encodes MARQRSIFSFVLVLLATFLMSCGGPSASVTPPTYTATQLERIQAYVPEIQAVRDRSDELKTLIQKGDWINVRNFIHGPITEARLNLTYVTPNLLPKDQSAARQITRDLFNDLVKLDKATSASNPLVALNQSQAAFADIDKFLNLLPKKEEG; translated from the coding sequence ATGGCGCGTCAACGCTCGATTTTTTCATTTGTTTTAGTATTATTGGCCACATTCCTCATGAGTTGTGGCGGCCCTAGTGCTTCAGTAACACCTCCAACTTACACAGCGACTCAACTTGAAAGAATTCAGGCTTATGTTCCTGAAATTCAGGCTGTGCGCGATCGCTCAGATGAGTTGAAAACCCTGATCCAAAAAGGTGATTGGATCAATGTGCGTAACTTTATACACGGGCCCATAACAGAAGCAAGGCTGAACTTGACTTATGTCACTCCCAACCTTCTACCCAAAGACCAATCCGCAGCCCGCCAAATAACGCGAGATTTGTTTAACGACTTAGTTAAGCTTGATAAAGCTACTAGTGCTAGCAATCCTCTAGTTGCCTTGAATCAATCCCAAGCTGCTTTTGCAGATATTGACAAATTCCTCAATCTGCTTCCTAAGAAAGAAGAGGGTTAA
- a CDS encoding caspase family protein — protein MAKPERTFGLIVGIEKYHESTWNVTGGGPADDALKFAHWLHQRGVPRENIRLCLSALEENQQLIGECGLTVELATEQNISDIVTNFLSPKSGDLLYIFWAGHGLITSERERRLLCADANKQNWQNLDLNSLLVLLGSDKFQIRNHICIIDACANYVLESKGRPTNLGGKAFLSGQPNSASQQFVLLATREGEQAKVNSENKTGYFSQAVQEAFASANGTFPPNMREVTEAVKQRFISLDKKQLPTYFYSRSWDGDIEKSHFNPFDIPHNIPQTQARKFVDRDEQIEQLRQLLQANDVVAISDVTGQGGVGKTELAIQYSWQYLEDYSGGCCWLNPQGIDLGTQLVEFGVVNLPNFNLPDGLSLAGQVAYCWKNWQAGKVLLVFDDVKDWMQIKPYLPPKGSRFKVLITTRQNTGLIYPSLPLGELSPDAALELLAKLLRDEYVQQEVETAKKLCEHVGYIAIGIYQIAAICRKPGRVLC, from the coding sequence ATGGCGAAACCTGAGCGGACTTTTGGGTTAATTGTGGGTATTGAAAAGTACCACGAATCTACTTGGAATGTGACGGGTGGAGGGCCAGCCGATGACGCGCTGAAATTTGCTCATTGGCTGCATCAGCGCGGTGTACCGAGGGAGAATATTCGGTTATGTTTATCAGCGCTGGAAGAAAATCAGCAGTTAATTGGGGAATGTGGGTTAACTGTAGAGTTAGCAACAGAGCAAAATATCTCCGACATTGTTACTAACTTTTTATCCCCAAAGTCGGGGGATTTACTCTACATTTTTTGGGCGGGACATGGTTTGATTACCTCAGAACGAGAGCGTCGGTTGCTTTGTGCTGATGCAAATAAACAGAATTGGCAGAATTTAGATTTGAATTCTTTATTAGTTTTGTTGGGTTCCGATAAATTTCAGATTCGTAATCATATTTGTATTATTGATGCCTGTGCCAATTATGTTTTAGAGTCAAAGGGAAGACCAACTAACTTAGGTGGCAAAGCTTTTTTGAGTGGTCAGCCAAACTCAGCTAGTCAACAATTTGTGTTACTGGCTACGCGGGAAGGAGAGCAAGCTAAGGTAAATTCTGAAAATAAAACAGGATACTTTTCTCAAGCGGTGCAGGAGGCTTTTGCATCAGCCAATGGGACTTTTCCCCCGAATATGAGGGAAGTTACTGAGGCAGTTAAACAGCGATTTATTAGTCTAGATAAAAAACAACTGCCGACTTATTTTTATTCCCGCAGTTGGGATGGAGATATTGAAAAATCTCATTTCAACCCGTTTGATATTCCGCATAATATTCCACAGACTCAAGCTCGTAAGTTTGTTGACAGGGATGAGCAAATAGAACAATTGCGTCAGCTATTGCAAGCAAATGATGTTGTGGCAATTAGCGATGTGACTGGACAAGGTGGAGTGGGTAAAACAGAGTTAGCTATTCAATACTCATGGCAATATTTGGAAGATTATTCTGGTGGGTGTTGTTGGTTAAATCCCCAAGGTATTGATTTGGGAACCCAGTTAGTAGAGTTTGGAGTTGTAAATTTACCTAACTTTAATCTTCCTGATGGATTAAGCCTAGCAGGTCAAGTTGCTTATTGCTGGAAGAATTGGCAAGCTGGCAAAGTTTTATTAGTATTTGATGATGTCAAAGACTGGATGCAAATTAAACCCTATTTACCACCTAAAGGTTCTCGGTTTAAGGTGTTAATTACCACTCGTCAAAACACAGGGTTAATATATCCATCACTGCCGTTAGGTGAGTTGTCACCAGATGCAGCCTTAGAATTATTAGCAAAGTTATTGCGGGATGAATATGTTCAACAGGAGGTGGAGACAGCAAAAAAACTTTGCGAACATGTCGGTTATATCGCCATTGGAATTTACCAAATAGCGGCTATCTGCCGTAAGCCAGGGAGAGTATTATGCTAG